From the genome of Lotus japonicus ecotype B-129 chromosome 6, LjGifu_v1.2, one region includes:
- the LOC130724129 gene encoding probable glycosyltransferase At5g03795 — translation MARNRQLQRFSRKERRAFSRLKMALSRENLFSRPNFPGISTLLNHPRCSFFIPALCILVCVVYLLTQFIFTVNLLSYPPLDFDAPRRSHLDSSSDVFHSAEAFRRDYQKMEEEFKVFVYPDGDPDTYFHSPRKLTGKYASEGYFFKNIRESRFLTLDPHLAHLFFIPLSCHKMRGKGLNYTAMIEEVQAYVESLRFKYPYWNRTLGADHFFVTCHDIGVKATEGVPHLVKNSIRVVCSSSYDDDYIPHKDVALPQVQLPFFHTRGGGNDMKNRNTLAFWAGRSDSKLKVKLAAIWDNDTELDIQNNRVDLRATGSVVYMEKLYKSKFCLCPHGPVGSSRIADSIHYGCVPVIMSNYYDLPFNDILDWSKFSVILKETDVYKLKDILRSIPEKQFVALNQNLVKVQKHFNWNTPPVRLDAFHMVMYELWLRRHLIRYSHIF, via the exons ATGGCCAGGAATAGGCAGTTACAACGATTTTCCAGGAAAGAAAGAAGAGCATTTTCCCGCCTCAAGATGGCACTTTCCCGAGAAAACTTATTTTCCCGCCCAAATTTTCCGGGAATATCCACGCTTCTCAACCACCCTCGCTGCTCTTTCTTCATCCCCGCGCTATGCATACTCGTCTGCGTCGTCTACCTCCTCACGCAGTTCATCTTCACCGTAAACCTTCTCTCCTACCCACCG CTCGATTTCGACGCACCGCGCAGATCACACCTCGATTCTTCTTCGGATGTGTTTCACTCCGCGGAGGCTTTCCGACGTGATTACCAGAAGATGGAGGAGGAGTTCAAGGTGTTCGTGTACCCTGACGGAGATCCTGATACCTATTTCCACTCGCCGAGGAAACTCACCGGCAAGTACGCAAGTGAAGGATACTTcttcaagaacatcagagagAGTCGATTCCTCACCCTCGATCCTCATCTCGCTCACCTCTTCTTCATTCCTCTTTCTTGCCACAAAATGCGAGGCAAA GGGTTGAATTACACGGCTATGATTGAGGAAGTCCAGGCTTATGTGGAGAGCCTAAGATTCAAGTACCCTTATTGGAACAGAACATTGGGAGCTGATCACTTTTTTGTGACTTGCCACGACATTGGTGTCAAGGCTACTGAAGGAGTTCCGCATCTGGTGAAGAATTCGATTCGAGTGGTTTGTTCATCGAGTTATGACGATGACTATATTCCACATAAGGATGTTGCCCTCCCACAAGTGCAGCTGCCATTTTTTCACACTCGAGGGGGAGGGAATGACATGAAGAACAG GAATACACTTGCTTTCTGGGCTGGTCGTTCTGATTCCAAATTGAAAGTTAAACTTGCAGCTATATGGGACAATGATACTGAACTGGACATCCAGAACAACAGGGTCGACCTTCGAGCAACCGGGTCTGTTGTATATATGGAGAAACTTTATAAATCCAAGTTTTGTCTGTGCCCGCATGGGCCTGTGGGTAGCAGCCGTATCGCAGACTCAATCCATTACGGATGTGTTCCAG TTATAATGTCAAACTATTATGACTTGCCTTTTAATGATATCCTGGATTGGAGTAAATTCTCTGTTATACTGAAGGAAACTGACGTTTATAAGCTCAAAGACATTCTCAGAAGCATACCTGAGAAACAATTCGTGGCATTGAATCAGAACTTGGTGAAG GTCCAGAAGCATTTCAACTGGAATACACCTCCAGTCAGACTAGATGCGTTTCATATGGTGATGTATGAACTCTGGCTACGGCGTCATCTGATTAGGTATTCGCACATTTTTTAG